In Neisseria perflava, the DNA window CCCACAGTTTCAGATTCAGAAGAGCCATGGCAAGGAAGAGCGACAGGGAAGCGTTACCGAATACGTCGATGGCGCGGTCAAACATATTGACTTTGAAGGCGGCAGTCAGGACGTTGCGGATGACCACGCCTGCAAACAGACACCATACGAATTTAGGCAAGTCGAAGAAGGCTTTGTCGTAGCCATCCACGATTTCGGCAAATGCCAAACAGCCGGCAAACATAGCCAGGGTTTCAACAGCAGACTCGGCAGTAATCAGGCGGGTGCGCTGTGCTTGTTCGAAGATGTCGTCGGCAGCATCGTTGTCGTCGGATTTGGCAGTTTTGACGACAGGTTTACGGCCCATTTTGTTGATCAGACGGCGTGCAACAGGACCACCGATCAAACCGCCGAATACCAGGCCGAATGTTGCAGAAGCCATACCTAAGCCGGTTGCGCCGGTCAGGCCGAATTTGCTTTCAAAGTCAGGACCCCATGCGCCGGCGGTACCGTGACCACCGGTCAGGGTAATCGAACCGGTAATCAGGCCAATCAGCGGATCCAAGCCCAATGCGCTCGCCAAGCCGACACCGACGAAGTTTTGGACGATGATGAATGCACCCACCACGGCGGTAAAGATAACCAAAGGCAAACCGCCCGCTTTCAAACGGGAGAAGTCGGCACTCAAACCGATGGATGTAAAGAAGATGAGCATGAACGCATCTTGCAGCGGTTTTTCAAATTTGAAGCTGACGCCGTAGGCTTCGTGCAGGGCGAACAGGACGATAGCGGC includes these proteins:
- the gltS gene encoding sodium/glutamate symporter, coding for MEWEFNSYYTLIAATLVLLVGKFLVQKIKFLRDFNIPEPVAGGLIAAIVLFALHEAYGVSFKFEKPLQDAFMLIFFTSIGLSADFSRLKAGGLPLVIFTAVVGAFIIVQNFVGVGLASALGLDPLIGLITGSITLTGGHGTAGAWGPDFESKFGLTGATGLGMASATFGLVFGGLIGGPVARRLINKMGRKPVVKTAKSDDNDAADDIFEQAQRTRLITAESAVETLAMFAGCLAFAEIVDGYDKAFFDLPKFVWCLFAGVVIRNVLTAAFKVNMFDRAIDVFGNASLSLFLAMALLNLKLWELTGLAGPVTIILAVQTVVMILYATFVTYVFMGRDYDSAVLAAGHCGFGLGATPTAVANMQSLTQTFGPSHKAFLIVPMVGAFFVDLLNAAILSGFVSIIKG